TGCCCTCCAAGTGCCATGACAAAAGGGACGCCCGCTTCTCCTCAACACCCCTGCTCGACCTCAGCCTGTCACCCCCGTCTGACCCGGACTCCCCCGGTGGCAGCACCTCGCTGTCCCCTGAGCGGCAGGGCAGCGGGGACCTGcccatggcccccacccctcACGTAAGTGATGTGCtgcggcggggcgggggctggggcagatgggggagctgCTGGGAACGGGGCTGGGGGCACCGTGGCggcagctccctcccccagctcagcagGAAGAGTCTTTTCCAGATGGTTGCCCCTCTGCCCATGGCAGCCCCAGACCTATGGCCCTGGGCCCTGCTGAGCGGGGCTGGGCTGCCAGggaagggagtggaggggggaagggaatgggatgggctgcggggggaggggggcggaaaGGGCGGCTTGCCTGGCCTGTGCCTGCCTGGGGATGGGCACCAGGCCCATGTGGGGTGTGCAGGTAGCGGTGTGCAGAGCCTGGGGGAGCTGGCCCCATCTGGGATGCGGGGGGTTGGGTGCAAGGGGGGGGCTCCTCGCACTGCAGAGCTTTGGGATCCAGCTGTTCAACATCATTCCTGATCCCCAGGGTGGGGCACTtccacccccccggccccagccaatGTCTGtgacccaccccagcccccccgcgcccccatgtcccctgccccagctggtaTCTTTGCCCCAGCACCTTTGTTCTCCCCCTGCAGGATTTCCCGTCCCTGCGCTACATCGACGGCCTCCCGAGCtccttccagttcttcctgcccCTGGGCTCGGGCGGTGCCCTGCACCTGCCGGCCTCGGCCTTCCTCACCCCCCCCAAGGAGAAGCGCCTCTCCCCGGAGCTGCCCCTGCCGCAGCAGCTGGTGTGTCGCTGGGCCAAGGTGAGGGGGGCAGCTGGGCcccagggggctgggtggggggctaCGCCCATGGTCCCAGTCCTGTTTAGGGTAAATCCCCTGACATCTGTGTTCTAGAGGAGGCTGCGAGGGGTGTGCTGCGGGGCGGAGAGGGGCAGCAAGAGGCATgctgcggggctgggggcggCAGTGCAGGGTGTCCCTCGGGGCAGAGGGCAGCAGCGAGAGGCGTGCCGCGGAGCGGAGGGGGGCAGCGAGGGGTGTGCCGCAGGGCGGAGGGGAGCAGCGAGGAGTGTGCtgcggggcggaggggggcagCGAGGGGTGAGGTGCGGGGCAGAGGGGactggaggggatggggcagagggcacTCAAGGGGTGTGCCATGGGGCTGCGAGGGGCGTGCTGTgcggtggaggggggtggggcagagtgggTTGTGAGGGGCGTATTGTGCAGTGaaggggggatggggcagagggggctgcatggTGCGTGCCATGGGACAGGTCTTTGGGACACTGCCCCTCCTGGCCATTGGTAGATCTCTATGGGCCACCTTCCCGGACCCAGCGCCCACAGCCTCTGGGGCCGGCCACAGCTATGGTAGGTCTGGGCTAGGGAGTGACGGGGCGGGGTGGGTACATCCTGGCCAGTCCTCGGGGGGCCCGAGCCACTTCCCACTTGATCCCTCCTGCCGTGCATCAaaacacccacccctcccccagccgggccccctgcagccacccctcccccagccagacccAGTGGGGCTCCCCCTGCAGCCGCCATCTgacccaaccctgccccccctcccccgcagtgtAACCAGCTCTTCGACCTGCTCCAAGACCTGGTGGATCACGTCAACGACTTCCACGTCAAGCCAGAGAAGGATGCGGGTTACTGCTGCCATTGGGAGGGCTGCGCGCGCCATGGCCGGGGCTTCAATGCCAGGTGGGGGCCGGGGACGGTGAGGCTGGGACAGCGagctgcggggagggagggagacgcGGCGCGGGACCTCGAGactgaggggagggaagaggaaggagaaatTCAGGCAGATTGCAGCTTCCAGCGAACCATGTGTGTCAGTTACACCCAGAACTGTTAGTGACACACTGGCTGGTTacggggaagggatggggtgggatTGGGGCTGAGAGGTTACGGGGCAGGAACGGGGGCGGATTGGGGCTGGGTGGGTATGGGTTGGGATGGGGATCCGGGCTGTGTTGTTACGGGGcggggagatcagggctgggtgGTTAAAGGGCAGAGACTGGGGGGTTGGTGCGGGGCAGTTACAGGGTtatggggcagggatgggaagaTCTGGGTGGGGATGGTTATGGGGCAGGATGGGGAttcagtgtggggcaggagcagatcTGGGCTCTGCGCCGATTGCCGGGTATGACAAGTCTGTGTCCTCTCTGAGCTGGGGACAGTTCTTGGCCCCCCCGGGGCAGCTGTGGCGATTTGTGTGTCCTGTGacgtgggggggaggagggcagctgtTCTGTCAACTCCCTGGGTTCCCatggcagctgcagccccacagcATCCTGCCGGGCCGGCTCACCCCAGctggctccccctctccctggaGCACTGTGCTGGGCTGGCTCACCCCAGCTGGGTTCCCTTCTCCCTGGGGTAGGTACAAGATGCTGATCCACATTCGCACCCACACCAATGAGAAGCCTCATCGCTGCCCAACCTGCAACAAGAGCTTCTCCAGGCTGGAAAATCTTAAAATCCACAACCGCTCCCACACAGGTCAGTGTCGGGGATAGGGGGCTTGGGTGTCATCCCCTCGCACACAGTTCAGTGTCAGGGCAGCCCATGGCCTGGCGGCAGTGGCCCCTTGGCACACCAGGTCAGGCAGCCTCTGGCCGGGCAGCAGAGGCCTGGTGGCATGCTGGGTCAGGCAGCCTGTGGCCCAGCAGCAGAGGCCCTGTGGCATGGTGGGTTGGCCAGCCCATGGCCCAGTGGCGGAGGCCCCTTGGCACGCCGGGTCAGGAAGCCTGTGGGCTGGCAGTGGAGGCCCTGTAGCATGCTGGGTCAGGCAGCCTGTGCGAGCACATGACCTGGTGGCGGAGGCCCCCTGGCATGCCACATCAGGCAGCCCATGGCCCGGTGGCAGGGGCCCCGTGGCATGCCGGGTCAGGCAGCCCATGGCCTGGTGGCAGAGGCCCCGTGGCATGCCGGGTCAGGCAGCCCATGGCCTGGCAGCGGAAGTGCTGTGGCACGCTGGGTTAGAATcctagaataccagggttggaagggacctcaggaggtcatctagtccaaccccctgctcaaagcaggaccaaccccaactaaatcagcctgTGGCAGCCCGTGGCCAGGTGGCGGAGGCCCCGTGGCATGCTGGGTCAAGAAGCCTGTGGCTGTTGTGTTCCCCTGCAGGCGAGAAACCCTACATGTGCCCCTACGAGGGCTGCAGCAAGCGCTACTCCAACTCCAGCGACCGCTTCAAGCACACGCGCACCCACTACGTGGACAAGCCCTACTACTGCAAGATGCCCGGCTGCCACAAGCGCTACACGGACCCCAGCTCGCTGCGCAAGCACATCAAGGCCCATGGCCACTTCGTGTCCCACgagcagcaggagctgctca
The Eretmochelys imbricata isolate rEreImb1 chromosome 10, rEreImb1.hap1, whole genome shotgun sequence genome window above contains:
- the GLIS2 gene encoding zinc finger protein GLIS2, yielding MHSLDEPLDLKISISKLRAAREKRTLGSAKHRALHRELKTQDDGAAAMGPGSPGSLPAGLLLPSKCHDKRDARFSSTPLLDLSLSPPSDPDSPGGSTSLSPERQGSGDLPMAPTPHDFPSLRYIDGLPSSFQFFLPLGSGGALHLPASAFLTPPKEKRLSPELPLPQQLVCRWAKCNQLFDLLQDLVDHVNDFHVKPEKDAGYCCHWEGCARHGRGFNARYKMLIHIRTHTNEKPHRCPTCNKSFSRLENLKIHNRSHTGEKPYMCPYEGCSKRYSNSSDRFKHTRTHYVDKPYYCKMPGCHKRYTDPSSLRKHIKAHGHFVSHEQQELLKLQQPPKTPVASAEVPYVNGAQLIIPNPAALFGGHALPGLGASLPIPLAPGPLDLSTLACGAVGSAALPGLPSPMLSLNGAPLNLAKNPLLASPFGAGGLGLPVVSLLAGKTDMEKCQVGDTRVAKAGKAQGLESRKESCDRTERARLRRAPESLPLLPGAVLDLSTGVSSMGSPEALPPGWVVIPPGSVLLKPAVVN